A genomic window from Methanobacterium sp. BRmetb2 includes:
- a CDS encoding transcriptional regulator (indirectly regulates nitrogen metabolism; at high nitrogen levels P-II prevents the phosphorylation of NR-I, the transcriptional activator of the glutamine synthetase gene (glnA); at low nitrogen levels P-II is uridylylated to form PII-UMP and interacts with an adenylyltransferase (GlnE) that activates GlnA) — MKRIIAIIRPEKLENVKEALEKIGCHGLTVKDVKGRGAQLGITESYRGYDYKVDLLPKTEIEIVAKDSEVDNILETIIVKARTGDIGDGKIFISPVEEVVRIRTGEKGEKAI, encoded by the coding sequence ATGAAAAGAATTATCGCAATTATAAGACCTGAAAAATTAGAGAATGTTAAAGAGGCACTTGAAAAAATTGGATGTCACGGTTTAACAGTGAAAGATGTCAAAGGAAGAGGTGCCCAACTGGGTATAACAGAGAGCTATAGGGGATATGACTACAAAGTTGATTTACTTCCAAAAACTGAAATTGAAATTGTAGCTAAAGATTCAGAAGTAGATAATATACTGGAAACTATTATAGTTAAAGCTCGGACTGGTGATATAGGTGATGGTAAAATATTTATCTCCCCAGTTGAGGAAGTTGTAAGAATAAGGACAGGAGAAAAAGGAGAAAAAGCTATATAA
- a CDS encoding ammonia channel protein has translation MVAILNSGDTAWMLISTALVILMTIPGLALFYGGLTKRENVLNTIFLSLVTFAVVSILWFVFGYDLAFGADTWGIIGALKNPFFNSVLESKNLAALAPTIPESLFAVFQMTFAAITVALISGAIVERMKFSAWLTFIPIWLLVVYLPIAHWVWGGGWLAQLGVLDFAGGTVVHVNCGLAALALVMLLGVRKDVKLLPHHLGYSVIGLGLLWFGWFGFNAGSALGATDLAVSAFIVTNTSAAVGMLAWMLMDKLETGKPTLLGALSGAVAGLAAITPAAGYVNITSAMVIGFVAAILGYYAVSHLKPRFGYDDALDVFGIHGVSGICGTIAAGIFASPLINSAITGGLLYGNLTQLGVQILAVAVIGTYAFVMTYIIGKIIDKTIGLRVSENHEIQGLDINLHEESGYRL, from the coding sequence ATGGTTGCAATTTTAAATTCAGGCGATACAGCCTGGATGTTAATATCAACAGCATTGGTTATCTTGATGACGATACCAGGTTTGGCATTATTTTACGGAGGTTTAACTAAAAGAGAAAATGTATTAAATACTATATTTCTTTCACTAGTCACATTTGCAGTGGTAAGTATACTATGGTTTGTATTTGGATATGATCTAGCATTTGGTGCAGATACCTGGGGAATTATTGGTGCCTTAAAAAATCCATTTTTTAATAGTGTTTTAGAATCAAAAAATTTAGCAGCACTGGCCCCTACAATACCTGAAAGTCTTTTTGCTGTATTTCAGATGACATTTGCTGCAATAACCGTTGCTCTTATATCTGGAGCTATTGTAGAGCGAATGAAATTTTCTGCATGGTTAACCTTCATACCTATTTGGCTACTTGTTGTATATTTACCAATAGCTCACTGGGTATGGGGTGGAGGATGGCTAGCCCAACTGGGTGTTTTAGACTTTGCCGGAGGTACAGTTGTCCATGTTAATTGTGGTTTGGCTGCCTTAGCATTAGTTATGTTATTGGGTGTTAGAAAAGATGTTAAACTATTACCACACCACTTAGGATACTCAGTCATAGGTTTAGGATTACTTTGGTTTGGTTGGTTTGGTTTTAACGCAGGATCTGCATTAGGAGCAACTGATCTAGCTGTTTCTGCTTTTATTGTGACAAATACATCAGCAGCAGTAGGTATGTTAGCCTGGATGTTAATGGATAAACTTGAAACTGGTAAACCAACTTTACTTGGTGCCCTTTCTGGTGCAGTTGCAGGATTAGCTGCAATAACTCCCGCCGCAGGATATGTAAATATAACATCAGCTATGGTTATTGGTTTTGTAGCTGCAATTTTAGGATACTATGCCGTTTCTCACCTGAAACCTCGCTTTGGTTATGATGATGCATTAGATGTATTTGGGATCCACGGCGTTTCAGGTATATGTGGAACTATAGCCGCAGGAATATTTGCCAGTCCCCTCATAAATAGTGCAATCACTGGTGGACTTTTATATGGAAATTTAACACAATTAGGTGTCCAAATTTTAGCGGTTGCAGTAATTGGGACATATGCATTTGTCATGACTTATATAATCGGAAAAATAATCGATAAAACTATTGGATTACGTGTTTCTGAAAATCATGAAATACAAGGACTGGATATAAATCTCCATGAGGAATCCGGTTACAGACTCTAA